The Apibacter raozihei DNA segment AGAGTATTCTAATAATTTCATATCAGCTTTTATCCAAGGTTCTGTATCTGAACAATCTCATTCCAGAAAAGACCGTTTTAATTATGTTCCAGGAGATCAAAAATCAAGAACAGTAAATAATACCGGTTACAATGTAAAAGGAGGGATAAACTTTAAAATTAATAAACACCATAATATTTTTGGAAATGGCGGATACTACTCCAGACAACCATTTCAAGATAATTTATTTTTAAATTATAAAAATGATGTAAATCCACTTGCTAAAAATGAAGAAATAGTTGGTGTGGAAGTTGGATACCAAATACGCTATTCATTTATAGATATTAATATAAATGCATATAGAACTGCCTGGAATAACAGAGTAGAAACAATTTCAAATCAAACTGCAAATACTATTGAAAACAGAACAGGTATTGATGAATTGCACCAGGGAATTGAAGTTGACTTTACAGCTAAACCTTTTAGACAATTAAATTTTAAAGGACATTTATCCATAGGTAAATGGGAATATAGCGGTAATGCCCACTCTACAACTTACGATGCCGACAATTTATCAACTATTATCGCTGAAAAAGATATACTTCTTGATGGTGTTAAGACACCTAACGCTCCTCAATTCAGTTACGGAGTCGGAGTAATCTATAAACCATTTAAAGGCTTTTCTTTCGATGCAGACCTGAACCGTTATGAAAAATTATATTCTGATTTTGATGTTGCTTATATTAAAGCTAATGAAAAAATTGAATTGATAGAATTACCTAAATATTTTACGTTGGATTTAGGTGCTAGTTACAGCATTTATTTTAACTCAAGTAATCTAAGGTTCAGAGTAAATGTTAACAATGCATTAAATGATGTATTTATGACCTACTCTAAGGATAATCTACAAGCGGTTAGTGGAGTCGACACTTTTAAAGGTATCAACGTAAACAACCGGGTTTATTTTGGTAACGGAAGAACCTGGAACGCAGGTATTACTTACAATTTCTAAAACATTTAAAAATTATATATAAAAAAGCACTCTTAAAAAGAGTGCTTTTTTTGTATAATAGATATTAAAATTTCAACTGTCAAGAAAACCGATTATACTTAATCGGTTTTTATTTATATCTTTACGCAATAAAAATAATCCAAATGGATATAATAAAAGAAAAAATAATATCCAAAGCTTTAGATTTATTTACACAAATCGGAGTAAAAGTGGTAACTATGGATATGATAAGTAGCGAGCTGGGAATGTCCAAAAAAACTTTGTATGAGCATTTTTCAAGTAAAGAGGAACTTATTAAAATCACCTTTTCAGAGTGCCTCTCATGTTCTATGAGTGATATGGAATGCAAAATAAAAAATTATCAGAACATAATTCATCAAATATTACTAATCCTGGAAAATCTGAGCGAAATGTTTCTGATAAAAAAAGATCAAATAACTTTTCAACTTGAAAAATTCTATCCCGAAATATTTCATGAAATCCTTGCTGCGCAACAAACCTTCATTAAAAACTTATTGAAAAACAATATAAGTCTGGGGATTGATGAGGGAGTATACCGAGCAAAAATAAACAAGAAAATAACTGCCGAATATATTTACCTAACTATTCAGCTTATCATGGATAAAACAAAAACTGATGACACTAGCTCTGTTCAAAATCAGGTTAACCTAAATTATTCGGATCTTTTAATCCGTTCAATTGCTACTAAAAAAGGGGTTAAAGAACTGGAGAAATTAGTCAAAATAAACTAGGATGGACTAACCAAGGTAAGCTCTAACTGAAATAAATGGGTAACTGCAATTAAATGCTCAAAAAGCAAGGCTTGGGTATCCTCATACATTTTCCAGTCTGAGGTTGAGGAAAAACAATACACCTCTACCGGTTGACCGTATATTGTAGGTTCTAACTGTCGTACCATAATAGTATCCTTTTTTGATATTCTGGGATTATTTTCAAGATACAACTGAGTATAATAACGAAATACTCCAATATTAGTAATATAATCATTATCCTCATCAAGAATAGGATACACAAAATCTGTACTATTCTGATCTTTAATCTCTTTCTCTTTCTTTTGCAGATAAGAACTGAGCAACTCAATCTTAGTTAAATTATTTAATATAGACTCGTCCAACAATTTAAAAGACTTAAAGTTAAAAGTTAGAGATCTTTTTATCCTTCGAGTATTTGAAGAACGCATAATTTCGTAATTTTTAACTTCTGTAGCTATTAAATCATAAGTCGGTATCGTTGAAACAGTCTTATCAGAATTTTGAATTTTAGTAGTTACCAAATTAATATCTTTCACATTACCATCCAGTCCGTACTTTGGAACCGAAATCCAGTCACCAACCTTTATCTGCTTAGAATTAGCAATGTTTAATCCAGCCACAAAACCAAGAATAGGATCTTTAAAAATAAGTAGAATTACAGCCATAATAGCACCCAAAAAGGCAAATATCTTAGCACTTGAAAGATTAAAAAGAATTGAAACAACTATAAAACAGGTAAACAAAATAATCAGCAATTTAAACAGTTCCGAAAAAGTCTTTAATGCTACTGTCCTATAACTTTGGTCTTTACTTTTTATCTCAGTGTATACATCTATTACATGAATAAAAAATTTGGAAAGAAATATTAATAGTAAAATACTAAAAATTAAATCTAAAATATGAAAGCTTTGCGGATGATGATAAAATATGAGCGGAACCAGACAATAACAGATTCCTAACGGAAGTAAATGAAAAAAACTAGTAAAAACATCTTTTTTGATAAACGTGTTGATCCATATATTTTTAGTTTTGGGAACCCACTTACGGATTAAGCGGATTAAAATTTTTCTTTGAAACAGATCCAGAATAATGAATATACTCAGTAATAAAAGTGCTTTTACAAAAATTTGAAAAAAAAGCACAGTACCATCTGGAAAATTATCAGCAATAAAATAATGTAGCTGATCTATGATAGTATTCTGATTTTCTAACTTTAAATTAACTGCATCATTCATACTTTTTATAATTATATATTATTGATTCTAAATTCACAAATTATACCAATTAGTCAGCCTTCAGTCTTCCCCATTATAACTATCTGTTTATGATATGTGCTGTGTTAACTATTATCAAATTAAAACTATATTTGCCTTTAGTTATATTATAATTTTATTACTATTTCTTAAAGTTATCTATATCAAAAATAATTTAAACTTTATAAATTAAAATTTCAATTAATTGTGATTTCTTTACGCTTGGGTCAATATACTGCACGCTTTCTACCCGTTTTCATATTATTTGTTCCTTAAGTTTTTTATAAGTAAAAAATTATCCTTAATTTACAAGAACCAATTTAAACAAATTTATGAAGCTATATCCTATTGAAACCGGTAATTTTAAATTAGATGGGGGAGCCATGTTCGGTGTGGTACCGAAATCTCTATGGCAAAAAACTAATCCTGCCGACTCTAATAATCTTATTGATTTAACAATGAGATGCTTATTGGTGGAAAACGGAAAAAAATTAATCTTAATCGATACTGGTCTGGGAAATAAGCAATCTGACAAATTTTTCGGTTATTACCATTTATGGGGAGAGGAAACTCTTGAAAAATCTTTAGCTCGATATGGTTTTACCACAGATGATATTACGGATGTTTTTCTGACTCACCTGCATTTTGACCATTGCGGAGGAGCTGTAAAATGGAATAAAAAGAAAACCAAGTATGAGTTAACCTTTAAAAATGCAACTTACTGGAGTAATCAGAATCATTGGGAATGGGCTGTAAATCCTAACCCGAGAGAAAAGGCTTCATTTTTAAAAGAAAACATTCTTCCAATTCAGGAAAGTGAACAACTTAAATTTATTGATATACCTAAGGATAATTATCTTAAAGATTCTCCTCTTGGTTTTGACATTCTATTTGTGGATGGCCATACTGATAAACAAATGCTTCCGGTTATATCATTTGAGGGAAAAACGATGATTTATGCAGCAGATCTTCTTCCTACTACCGGACATATTCCCTTGCCATATGTAATGGGATATGATACACGGCCATTACTAACTTTAAATGAAAAAGAAAAAATCCTGCGTCTTGCGGAACAACAGGATTATCTTTTCTTTTTTGAACATGATGTTAGTCATGAACTATGTACTTTACAAAAAACAGATAAAGGAATCAGACTTAAAGAAACTTTTAATTTCTTAGATATTTTCGGCCGCTGATTTCCTTACATATTTTTGTCAATTTAACTCTTTATTGATCATTTGCAGCCTGAATAGCTGTTATAACTACTGTGTTGTAAATATCTTCAATTTTAGCGCCACGGCTTAAGTCATTAATAGGTTTTTTTAACCCTTGAAGAACTGGTCCTAAGGCTAAACCACCGGATTCTCTCTGTACGGCTTTATACGTATTATTCCCCGTATTTAAATCAGGGAAAATAAGCACATTTGCCTGACCTGCAACTTGTGAACCCGGCATTTTACTACTTCCAACACTAGGAACCACAGCTGCATCGTATTGAATAGGTCCTTCAACAAGTAAATCAGGGCGTGATTCTTTAACCAGTTCCGTTGCTTTTCTTACTTTATCTACCTCTTCTCCCGAACCTGAATTTCCTGAAGAATAGGACAACATAGCTATTTTTGGTTCTATCCCAAAAGCTTTAGCTGTCTGGGCAGAAGAAATTGCAATATCTGCAAGTTGCTCGGAAGTAGGATTAGGAACGACAGCGCAATCTCCATACACTAAAACTCTATCCTGCAAAAGCATAAAGAATACAGAAGAAACCGTTTTTATTCCCGGTTTTGTTTTAACAAACTGCAATGCCGGACGTATGGTGTGAGCTGTTGTATTTTGAGCTCCTGAAACCATTCCATCAGCATCTCCCTTATAAACCATCATAGTACCGAAATATGAAGCATCCAATATTAAATCTTTTGCCTGAGCAAGCTCCATACCTTTATCTTTCCTTAGCTCAAAAAGTGTTTGGGCATAATCATCCATTTTATCACTTTCCGTATTATCCAACAACGAAATATAATTTTCATTCCACGGCAATCCTAATTGATTTGCTCTTTGTTTTATTTCTTCCGGTTTTCCTAATATGGTTACTTTTACTATTTCGTCTTCAGCCAGCATTGAAGCTGCCTTTAATATCCTATCATCGCTTCCTTCAGGAAGAACTACATGCTTTTGCGCTAACTTAGCAGTTCTTAGTAAATTATATTGGAACATTCGGGGAGTTATCCCTCCTATTTTAAAAGAAGATATTTTATCATCCAGTTCAGGTATATTTACATATTCTTCAAATAGATCAATATTCTTTTTAATTTTATTAATAGCTTCCGGATAAATTGAAGATTTTATATTTGCAGCTGTAGTTGCCGTCTCAAAAGTTCCAGAATCAACCAACATAATCGGCAGATTTACATTAGAACCTTCAATCAGTTTCACAATAGTAGCTTCAGGCGACATTCCGGCAGTCAATATCAATCCGGAAACACGTGGAAAATTAGATAAGTTAGACAACAATACACCAGCAATTAAATCTGACCTGTCTCCAGGAATCACTGCTACACAATCCTCCTCAACATAGTTCATAAAATTGGTCAGTTGCATACCTCCGATAATAAATTTCTTTATCGGCCTGTCAAGATTATCTTTTCCAAATAAAATTTCGGCACCTAAGGCATCCGCAACTTCTTTCAATGTGGGAAAGCTTAAAGATTTATCTTGCGGAATAACTGAAAACAAAATAGAATCGTCAGTAATTCTTTTTCTGAATTTGGTTGTTATCTCATCAATAGGTTTAGTTGATTTATTTACAATAACTGCAATAACTTTATTATCTCTTTTCAAGAAATTATCAACTTCAAGACTTATATTCTTAGATAAATCATGAGTGGTTTTAAAAGAATCTTTAACTACTAAAACTACCGGTATATTTAAAGATTTAGCTATTACAATATTTAAATCGTAATCAAGTGAGTTGCTTTCGGACGACAAATCTGTTCCATCTATTAAAACAAAATCGTATTTATCTTCCAGTGCTTTATATTTTTGTATAATAACATCATAAAGTTCGTTTAATCTACCGTTATTCTGATGATCTATAACTTCACTTTTAGTAAAAGCATATGCATCTTCATAGTTCTCTTCCAGATTAAAATAAGAAATCATAGTTTCGATATGATTGTCTTTCATACCTTCTTCAATATCGTCAATAATCGGTCGGAAATAGGCTATGTTAGGAGTTCTTCTCATAACCATCTGCACAATTCCCAGGCTAATCAATGATTTTCCACTGTTAGGACTGGTCGTTGCTACATATACTGATCTATTCATCTACATTTAAAATTTAGGTTGACACAAACTTACAAAATCGTAATAAATAAGTGAAATAAATTAATGTTTCTTATGCTTTTTAACTTTTATTTTTTAAACCAATTTTTATAAAATAAAATATAATACATTAAAAATCAACCACTAAACCATCATATGCCAAAAATACATTAGGTGGTAGATCTTTCTGAACCTCATCATGAAATCCTAAATTGTAGCTGATATGTGTTAAAAATGCTATTCCCGGATTAATTTTCTCAACAACTTCCAAGGCTTGCTCCAAAGAAAAGTGAGAATGATGAGGTTCCTGACGCAATGCATTAATAACAAGAATACCCGTTTTGCTTACACTTTCTATTACATTTATTGAAACATGAGAAGCATCGGTTATATAAGTTAACTCTCCTATTTTATATCCCAAAATTGGCAATTCTCCGTGTAAAATTTGTATCGGGTAAATAATATTATCTTTAATTTTAAATGCTCCGTCAATTTCAATTGTATCAAAGCCGGGAGCTCCGGGATATTTTATAGTTGCAAAAGCATATGAATAACGGGTTCGAATTTCATTCAAAACACGTGGCAATGCATAAATAGGTATGTCTTCTCCCTTTATAAAATTTATAGGTCTCAAATCATCCAATCCGCCCACATGATCGTTATGTTCATGAGTAAGTAATACTGCATCCACATTAGATTTATTCTCTCTGAGCATTTGCATTCTAAAATCGGGGCCACAATCTAATAAAAGATCCAAACCACAATATTCAACCAAAGCAGAAGTACGCAATCTTTTGTCTTTAGGATTACTTGACAGGCATACCGGATGCGTTGAACCAATCACCGGTATACCTTGCGAAGTCCCTGTGCCCAAGAAGGTTATCTTAGATTTTCTTAATTCCATAATTTTTGTAAATTTACGAACAAAAGTTTAAAATTTATGCTTACTTCCAGACAAGTATTAACTCCAAGACAAAAAGCTCTTCAAATAAATTTAAATAAGAATATCTATGGTACTTTTTCTGAAATAGGAGCAGGACAAGAGACCGTTCGATACTTTTTTAGAGCCGGAGCTGCTTCCAAAACCATAGCAAAAGCCATATCTGCATATGATAAAGATTTCAGCGATTCCATATATGGAAAAGAAGTAGACAACCGATATGTTTCTCAGACTCGGTTATTGCGAATGCTGGATCATGAAATTAAACTTATTGAAAACCGAATCAATCGCCAAAGTGCACCAGGCAGAAAATTTTTCTCTTATGCTAATACAGTTACCACTATAAATTTTAATAAAACATCTAAAGGACATGGCTGGGTGGGCATAAGATTCCAATTAGACGAACTGGAAGATTACAATGAGATTATTTTACATGTACGTTTTCACGAAAATGATGCTAAATTACAACAGGAAACTTTGGGAGTTTTAGGAGTAAACCTTATCTATGGGGCTTTTTATTATGCTGAGGATCCTAAAACCATTATTGAATCTTTATACGACGAAATCAACACAGATCAAATTGAAGTTGATATGATTAATTTCAGCGGTCCCAGATATGCATATGTTGATAACCGACTTATGAGCTTGCAATTGGTTAAGAACGGGATGACAGATGCAATAGTATTTGAACCTAACGGAAAAAATGTTCTCCCTGCTGATGAATTATATAGAAAAAATATATTTGCCCTTAGAGGTAGTTTCCGGCCTGTAACCAACGTCAATATTGATATGTGTAATCAGGGATTAAAAATGTTTATGAACGAAGAGAATGTGACTTCTGAAAATTTAAAAGTTTTATTTGAAATAACCATAACTAATTTAAGAGCCGCAGGAGAAATTAATGAACGTGATTTTCTGGACCGTGCCGATGTGTTGGGAAAATTGGGATACACGGTTTTGGTTTCCAACTTTTCCGAATATTATAGACTTGTAGATTATTTTAGCCGTTTTACTACTGAAAAAATCGGAATTACTATGGGGGTTAACAATTTGCTTGACATATTTGAAGAAGGGTATTACAGTAATCTCGGAGGAGGTATAATGGAAGCTTTTGGTAAACTTTTCAAGCAACAAATGAAAATTTATTTATATCCTTATATAGATATTAATTCTGAAGAGCTTTTAACTTCAGAAAATTTAAGAGTTAATGACAACTTAAAAGATCTGTATAAATATTTTAAGAAAAATGAAAGAATTGTTGACATTAAAGAATATGACGAAGCCCATTTAAGAATCTATGGTAAAAAGATTTTAGCACAGATAGCAATGGGAATTACGGGATGGGAAGATAAGGTACCTAAAGAGGTTGCTAATATGATTAAAGAGCGAGGTATGTTTGGATTCTCTAAAGGATATGCTCTTCCGCCACAATAAAGTGTTTTAAAAATTTTTATAAAAATTAAAAAGTTCTAAAAAATGATCATATACTCGGAAAGTTTTCATGTTGAACATACCATTGAGAAGGATTGGATTCAATGGTTTAAAGAAGTGTATATTCCCAAAATATACCAAACTCAAAAATTTAAAAAATCAGTATTTACCAAAGTTATTTCTCATCCCGAGGAAACCGGAAATACATATTCTATTCAACTTTATGCTGACACTAAAGAGAAACTAAATGAATACTACAAAGAAGATTCTCAGGAAGTACATCAATTAATATTTTCCCGATTTGGAAATCAGATACTTTCTTTTAAAACAGAACTTGAAGTAATTGAAGTTTTTGATTTTTAAAAAAAGCAGCCAAATTGCAATCGGGCTGCTTTTTTGTCAATTTAATATGATAAGTCTGAAACAAATTTCCGACTTAAATCTAATGTCTTATCAATTTCCTGTTTTTTGATACTATCTGATATAAACCATGTTTCATATCCTGAAGGCGGAAGATAAATTCCATGCTTTAGTAAAAAATGAAAATACTTGTTAAATAAAGAATGGTCGGCTCTACTTGCTTCTTCAAAATTAGATACTTTATCTATTCCAAAAAACACAGTCATCATGGATGTACACTGTGTAATACATGTTTGTATACCCGCAGTTTTAAAAATGGTATTTAATTCTTCCGCTAATTTTTCTGTAGATTTTGTAATTCTTTCAAAAATTCCGGAATCTGCTTTCAATAAAGATAAAGTGGTATATCCTGCTCTCATTGCAATAGGATTCCCCGATAAAGTACCTGCCTGATACACAGAACCGACGGGTGATAAATGGTCCATTATATCAGTTCTTGCGGCAAAAGCTCCAACAGGCATTCCTCCTCCAATAACCTTTCCGTAAGTAACAATATCAGCTTTTATATTGAATAATTCCTGGACTCCTCCCATCCGGGCTCTGAAACCAGTCATTACTTCATCAAAAATCAACAATGCATCATAATCATCACATAGTTTTCTTAATTTCAAAAGAAAGTCATTTTCAGGTGGCACGCATCCCATATTACCAGCAATGGGTTCAATTATTACAGCTGCAATCTGATCTTCATTGCTTTCAAATAGTAATTTAACTGATTCAATATCATTGTATACGGCTAATAAGGTATCCTGTGCTGTACCTGGCGTTACGCCCGGACTGTTGGGATTACCAAACGTGGCTGCTCCACTTCCGGCTTTGATTAAAAAAGCATCTGAATGGCCATGATAACAGCCTTCAAATTTTATAATTTTATTTCTGGATGTAAAACCTCGTGCCAGTCTTATTGCGGACATACACGCTTCCGTTCCGGAATTTACCATTCTCACTTTATCTATTCCGGGAACTGAATCCACAATTAATTTCGCTATTTCTGTTTCCAGTTCTGTTGGAGTACCAAATGAAAAACCGCTTTCCAATTGTTTGGTTACAGCTTCTAAAACCTTCGGATGATTATGTCCTAAAATCATAGGCCCCCAGGAATTGATATAGTCGATATAGGTTTTGCCATCCACATCTGTCAAATAAGCTCCTTTTGCTGATCTCATAAATACAGGAACTCCTCCTACTGACTTAAATGCACGAACGGGAGAATTCACTCCTCCCGGTATATATTTTTTAGCTTCTTCAAATAGTTTACTACTTCTCTGATATAACATTGAAT contains these protein-coding regions:
- a CDS encoding TetR/AcrR family transcriptional regulator codes for the protein MDIIKEKIISKALDLFTQIGVKVVTMDMISSELGMSKKTLYEHFSSKEELIKITFSECLSCSMSDMECKIKNYQNIIHQILLILENLSEMFLIKKDQITFQLEKFYPEIFHEILAAQQTFIKNLLKNNISLGIDEGVYRAKINKKITAEYIYLTIQLIMDKTKTDDTSSVQNQVNLNYSDLLIRSIATKKGVKELEKLVKIN
- a CDS encoding mechanosensitive ion channel family protein, coding for MNDAVNLKLENQNTIIDQLHYFIADNFPDGTVLFFQIFVKALLLLSIFIILDLFQRKILIRLIRKWVPKTKNIWINTFIKKDVFTSFFHLLPLGICYCLVPLIFYHHPQSFHILDLIFSILLLIFLSKFFIHVIDVYTEIKSKDQSYRTVALKTFSELFKLLIILFTCFIVVSILFNLSSAKIFAFLGAIMAVILLIFKDPILGFVAGLNIANSKQIKVGDWISVPKYGLDGNVKDINLVTTKIQNSDKTVSTIPTYDLIATEVKNYEIMRSSNTRRIKRSLTFNFKSFKLLDESILNNLTKIELLSSYLQKKEKEIKDQNSTDFVYPILDEDNDYITNIGVFRYYTQLYLENNPRISKKDTIMVRQLEPTIYGQPVEVYCFSSTSDWKMYEDTQALLFEHLIAVTHLFQLELTLVSPS
- a CDS encoding MBL fold metallo-hydrolase gives rise to the protein MKLYPIETGNFKLDGGAMFGVVPKSLWQKTNPADSNNLIDLTMRCLLVENGKKLILIDTGLGNKQSDKFFGYYHLWGEETLEKSLARYGFTTDDITDVFLTHLHFDHCGGAVKWNKKKTKYELTFKNATYWSNQNHWEWAVNPNPREKASFLKENILPIQESEQLKFIDIPKDNYLKDSPLGFDILFVDGHTDKQMLPVISFEGKTMIYAADLLPTTGHIPLPYVMGYDTRPLLTLNEKEKILRLAEQQDYLFFFEHDVSHELCTLQKTDKGIRLKETFNFLDIFGR
- the pta gene encoding phosphate acetyltransferase; amino-acid sequence: MNRSVYVATTSPNSGKSLISLGIVQMVMRRTPNIAYFRPIIDDIEEGMKDNHIETMISYFNLEENYEDAYAFTKSEVIDHQNNGRLNELYDVIIQKYKALEDKYDFVLIDGTDLSSESNSLDYDLNIVIAKSLNIPVVLVVKDSFKTTHDLSKNISLEVDNFLKRDNKVIAVIVNKSTKPIDEITTKFRKRITDDSILFSVIPQDKSLSFPTLKEVADALGAEILFGKDNLDRPIKKFIIGGMQLTNFMNYVEEDCVAVIPGDRSDLIAGVLLSNLSNFPRVSGLILTAGMSPEATIVKLIEGSNVNLPIMLVDSGTFETATTAANIKSSIYPEAINKIKKNIDLFEEYVNIPELDDKISSFKIGGITPRMFQYNLLRTAKLAQKHVVLPEGSDDRILKAASMLAEDEIVKVTILGKPEEIKQRANQLGLPWNENYISLLDNTESDKMDDYAQTLFELRKDKGMELAQAKDLILDASYFGTMMVYKGDADGMVSGAQNTTAHTIRPALQFVKTKPGIKTVSSVFFMLLQDRVLVYGDCAVVPNPTSEQLADIAISSAQTAKAFGIEPKIAMLSYSSGNSGSGEEVDKVRKATELVKESRPDLLVEGPIQYDAAVVPSVGSSKMPGSQVAGQANVLIFPDLNTGNNTYKAVQRESGGLALGPVLQGLKKPINDLSRGAKIEDIYNTVVITAIQAANDQ
- a CDS encoding MBL fold metallo-hydrolase, with amino-acid sequence MELRKSKITFLGTGTSQGIPVIGSTHPVCLSSNPKDKRLRTSALVEYCGLDLLLDCGPDFRMQMLRENKSNVDAVLLTHEHNDHVGGLDDLRPINFIKGEDIPIYALPRVLNEIRTRYSYAFATIKYPGAPGFDTIEIDGAFKIKDNIIYPIQILHGELPILGYKIGELTYITDASHVSINVIESVSKTGILVINALRQEPHHSHFSLEQALEVVEKINPGIAFLTHISYNLGFHDEVQKDLPPNVFLAYDGLVVDF
- a CDS encoding TonB-dependent receptor is translated as MLTSRQVLTPRQKALQINLNKNIYGTFSEIGAGQETVRYFFRAGAASKTIAKAISAYDKDFSDSIYGKEVDNRYVSQTRLLRMLDHEIKLIENRINRQSAPGRKFFSYANTVTTINFNKTSKGHGWVGIRFQLDELEDYNEIILHVRFHENDAKLQQETLGVLGVNLIYGAFYYAEDPKTIIESLYDEINTDQIEVDMINFSGPRYAYVDNRLMSLQLVKNGMTDAIVFEPNGKNVLPADELYRKNIFALRGSFRPVTNVNIDMCNQGLKMFMNEENVTSENLKVLFEITITNLRAAGEINERDFLDRADVLGKLGYTVLVSNFSEYYRLVDYFSRFTTEKIGITMGVNNLLDIFEEGYYSNLGGGIMEAFGKLFKQQMKIYLYPYIDINSEELLTSENLRVNDNLKDLYKYFKKNERIVDIKEYDEAHLRIYGKKILAQIAMGITGWEDKVPKEVANMIKERGMFGFSKGYALPPQ
- a CDS encoding DUF4286 family protein — translated: MIIYSESFHVEHTIEKDWIQWFKEVYIPKIYQTQKFKKSVFTKVISHPEETGNTYSIQLYADTKEKLNEYYKEDSQEVHQLIFSRFGNQILSFKTELEVIEVFDF
- the hemL gene encoding glutamate-1-semialdehyde 2,1-aminomutase, which gives rise to MLYQRSSKLFEEAKKYIPGGVNSPVRAFKSVGGVPVFMRSAKGAYLTDVDGKTYIDYINSWGPMILGHNHPKVLEAVTKQLESGFSFGTPTELETEIAKLIVDSVPGIDKVRMVNSGTEACMSAIRLARGFTSRNKIIKFEGCYHGHSDAFLIKAGSGAATFGNPNSPGVTPGTAQDTLLAVYNDIESVKLLFESNEDQIAAVIIEPIAGNMGCVPPENDFLLKLRKLCDDYDALLIFDEVMTGFRARMGGVQELFNIKADIVTYGKVIGGGMPVGAFAARTDIMDHLSPVGSVYQAGTLSGNPIAMRAGYTTLSLLKADSGIFERITKSTEKLAEELNTIFKTAGIQTCITQCTSMMTVFFGIDKVSNFEEASRADHSLFNKYFHFLLKHGIYLPPSGYETWFISDSIKKQEIDKTLDLSRKFVSDLSY